The Maniola hyperantus chromosome 24, iAphHyp1.2, whole genome shotgun sequence genome contains the following window.
AACGGAATAAGCGAAACCAATGTCACTAACATAGCCCAAACCATCAGCCAGCAGCAATGGTAgagccgaaaagttagagtggACACCGCGTAGTAAGCGTAGCGTGTGGCACGTGAACGTGATAGATCACGATGGACGGACGATATTAAGATTGCGGCGGGAAGCGGCTGGATGAGGGAATCTGAGGACCGGATGTGCAGTCGTACAGCTACGTAATGGCggtggttttctcggttgaaataCGTGGAAAGCCGGTACGTattagtatttgtgatctttttgtcttcatgttttttttctgtatttttttcgtttgtttggtgttgttgtgttttgtaatGTGAACGgcgcgctatggtcccaaataaatgattatttatttatttaatgtgcACTATAGGGAAGCCCAGTTTACAttcgcattctgagaggaaTTCCATGGTCAGTTTTGGGCCGGCGCGGATGGGTTGAGTGTCGGTATGAAGGGTGTGGGTACCTGAGTAGTCCCTCGCGCTGCACCATGTAGCGAAAGGTCTCTGCGATGCTGCCGTTGTGCGCCGAGCGCAGCGACTGCATCCGCGTCTGCAATAAACAAAACAGCTCCTTAGCTCCATCACGGCTTAATACTACCTTACAGATCCTTTTCGTTTTCTCCAGCAACATATTGGGAcattcaaaagaagagtgaataggcaggCATCTCTAGGTGAGTGCGCtacaccttaggctgcatcgtcacttaagGTACTTTGGTGTGTTAAGCCTATGCCTGTTTAAGGCCGAGCCAGACTGTTGTAAACAAGCCCTCCCAGTGTAACCACTTGATAGCAACAAAAATTCCCTGTTGGAAACCGCCGCGCCGGTACAACAGTCTGGACCGGCCTTTAGTCAAAAACCTTTAGAAACAATTTTTGATCAAAAATATAACATTAGGATACTAACTACATAATCAAATGAAAAAACGTTTCAAGGTCAAATCAAATGGACTTGACAAACAACCCAACAATTTTAGACGAAAACACACTATTCAAGTGCATGTAATTTTTTACAATGACACAACAATAATTacacactgaaaaaaaaatagtctgCTATTAGCTTAAACAACATTCAactgacatttttttaataatcaacTTGTGAGGGTATAATTTGGAACATACTGGTAAAAATAGACTAAAGGAATAAATGATAGATAGAACCTTAACATAAGAAAAGAAGTGAAGCTAGTTGTATGTGTCAAAGTTCAATACATTTCATACATTTGACTTCTGTAGAGGACTCTgggtttatattatttaataccaAATAACATGTTACATGAGAAATAAACATTGTGTATAATCTCTTAGACGATTACGACGAGGATTAATgtactgtttaaaaaaatattaagattacacttttaatcaaattattaagcactagcttattcccgcgacttcgtccgcgtggactatacaaatttcaagctcctattttacccccttaggggttgatttttcaaaaatcctttcttagcggatgtctaagtcataatagctatctgcatgcccaatttcagcctgatccatccagtagtttgagctgtgcgttgacaaatcagtcagtcagtcagcttttccttatagaTATAATGTATAGACTGCATGACGGGAGGTCGTTTAATAaacacaaagtcaaagtcaaatgatttgttcagaataggtaacatgttattCTTATTGATAGTCAAAaatgttagatttgtaagattatAGTGGTgaaaattaattacgtaaacttaaaactaaagctacgagggttccaataACTTTAACTTTGAACACATCtgaagaaatcaattattaaaaagttactgataACTTTAACAATGTTAACGCACTATGTAAATGATATAGGATTATAGGAACAACTggcttcatctaaatatataaaaggcgactgactgactgaaatatctatcaatgcacagctcaaataactggacggatcaggctgaaatttggcatgcagattagctattataatgtaggcatgcgctaagtaaggatttttaaaaattcaacccctaagggggtgaaataggggtttgaaatttgtgtagtccacgtgtgaacgaagtcgcgagcatcagctagtttttactAAAATCTCTGGCTCCATCTGTCTTTTACCTTTAGTCTATGCACTTAaccaacaatatttttttaacattaactgGAAGCTGTAATCCAGCTACATATCAGAACACACCCTCCTCATTAATCACATCAGTGACATTAACAAAGGCTATATAAAACGGTATTAGTTAAACCTAGCTCATTAGTTAACGTTTAACCGGAGATTTAACTGGTGCTATAACTTATAAGATGGATACAAAGTTATCTTTATATTTTGTGGGGCTACTATGTTTTATATTGGGAGTTTCAGCCTTGGACGGAGAAATGGCTGAGCTGGCCAAAATGTTGAGAGATAATTGCGTTGAGGAGTCAGGAGTTGATGTGGGATTAATAGACAAGGTAAACAGTGGGACTTGTTATGAGTATTCCATGCCAAATATCCAAATAGAGAGAAAAAGAGTGATTTTTTAATGATCTTAGATAAGggattcatcgtcatcatcatcaacccatcgccagcctcACTACCGACCGCACGGGTCttccctcagaatgagaaggacttgaccatagtctactacgctcgCCAAGTGTGAATTGACAGCTTTCAcacatttgaaaacattatggagaactgtcacgcatgcagctttcctcacgatgttttctttcaccgttaaagcaagtaatattttattgcttaaaatgcacataactcagaaaagttagaggtgcgtgccgtaCAACTCAAAATGTCTAGAAATTTgagttttttattataattgtggACCTTGATTGACATGGATGGAGCCCTACTAAGATGGGGTTTCCATTTTTCAGAAATCACATATGTCACAAAGCCAGGATGGTTGAGATTCTATCCATatcacaaactagcttatgcccgcatcATCgtgcgtgtactacacaaattttaaacgtTTTAAACGTGGTTtaaaagttgaattttcaaaaatccattcttagctgatgcctacgtcataatagctacctgcatgccaaatttcagcccgatccgtccagtactttgagctgtgcgttgatagatcagtcagtcagtcagtcaccttttccttttgtatatttagattttaatttgtACTTTATTATTTAAGGTAAACAGTGGTGCAGATTTGATGCCCGATGGTAAACTCAAGTGCTACATAAAGTGTGTGATGGAGACTGCTGGAATGATGTCAGACGGTGAGGTGGACGTTGAAGCAGTGATTGCTGTGCTGCCTCCAGAACTACAGAAACATGCTGACACCATGCGAGGGTGTGGAACACAGAAGGGTGCTGATGACTGTGATACTGCTTTCAAGACCCAGGCTTGCTGGCAAAAGGGCAGCAAACAGGACTATATACTCATATAGAAATCTCTTATCATGAGTGTCATACACACCAcagatttaactaaaaaatcaTCATAAATTAAAAGTCATCATTTAACAATTTCCATCTATCTTTTTTTGTTAGTCTATGCTGGCATATTTTCACTTAAATGTGatgtacaataaaatatatttttaagtcatttttaattcattaaccCTAACAGTTTATTAAAATGTAACAGTATCTCAAATCAGAAAAATTCATagcttaatattataatcaggCTTTTCCTGTcctgtgtttttagggttccatacctcaaaaggaaaaatggaacctttataggatcactttgttggctgtctgtctgtcaagaaacctatagggtacgtcccgttgacctagaatcgtgaaatttgatagaaaggtatgtcttatagcagacatgaagggaaaaatctgaaaaccgtgaatttgtggctacatcacaagaaaaaattaaaatgtgttcatgaacaaatattgctaccttcaacttttaaagtagattactataccaagtggggtaacatatgaaaggcctttacttgtacattcttaaacagatttttgtttatttttaggcataataatttttgatttattgtgcaaaatattgataaaatcCGACTGTAGTAGGAACCCTcaatgtgcgagtctgactcacacttggccagatttttgcactaagactagCCATACCCTGTGTACATGAGAGGCCCATGTCAGGcttataaatcaaataaatcaaaatatgtaCATAAAGTGTAAGCACAGCTGTTAATTGTCCAATTAGGATTATTAAATTTGTAATTAGGATTAACTGTGAGGAAAAAAATTCAGCAATTTGATTagcataataataacaaaacataattaacaataattaatgtaatcATACACTTTCCTGAATAAAGATATCAACAACAAGTATAAAAACCGGTGCCATACTTTTCACAGTGCAGCTAATTCTAGTGTACACTATCTTTTAACTAAATTCAAGGCATTCTACTACAAAAGTATCTACCGGCCGGTTCAAAAGGCGTCCCAAACCAATGGTTGTTTGATATAACATTTTGATATAACAGTGCTCTTCTTAGTTTAAATACATAGTCTGCCTACAAAAGGTAGAataacataacctaaaataattttaaacatcTGTAACATCCCAGTCACAGTCAATTtgaaaacaacaaataaattctCACACAAAACACTGCAAAATATGTTTTGAATCCATCTGATTTGGTCTAGTTTATAAATAGAATGTTGAGTTCATTGATAAAACATCAATTTTGTCACAAGGTCATACTGAGATCcttcaacaacaacaacaaatacATCTACATAACCTGTAATATGTTTAACCATAGTATATGCAAACAGATTTGAAGGAAAAACaggaaaaatatatttaattatttatttactatagtTTAGTTGGAAACTTTCATTTGACACACATATTGatgtttgttaaataaagtttttgaaCATAGttcacaataaattatttagtataGAAACTGTGACATGTTTTCCAATAAGATTAAATCATGATTGTAATACAAATAGTTCTTATCGAGCGATCATACTATCCAAATATACCTCAACATTTTTGAAACATACCGTAAAGATGTGGtaatttatgtaaattataGGTATATCAGGATGTTCTAATAACATCGGAAACTGAAAAGAAATCGTTCAGTTGTGAAATAGGTGTAGAAAGGTTTTTATATAACTGCAGTCTGGTGGCGTAACAAGACAGCCGATCGGTCTGGTGTCTAGGTTAGGTTGTCAGTCTGCGAAAAGTGGCCACAGAAAAGTGGCCCCAGCTCCTAACCGCTTACCTTCACGGAGTCCAGTGGGTACATTACGCAATGCTCCATGACCCCCGCGATCGCTCCGGCGGTCATGTGTGTGATGGAGCTTTGGGTCGGAAGGGTTTCATAGTCCTCAAAGTTCATAATACTCACAGAATACTAcacttatcacaaaaaaaacacaaatacgACTAGGCCTCTGGAATTTTGCTCTCTACCAATTTATCAATGTCATTTTCACTGCACTTTTTTCGTCTCAGACATCCAAAATTTGGAAcgaataaatcaaaaaaattatttcgtaAAAATGAGATGTGATAGCACGCGCGGCAGTTCTACAATGGGGCTGCCagcgtaaaaaataaaattgacagcTCATAGACatagaccacagagtacatatTATGACATAGATAATTACAGATAGTCCTTGTATTGCtatgtgtaaaaataaataataatttaagaaaaaagtgacaaatcaataatataatttattttagcaaTTTCTGTATACTctctctttttttttaactgtatCACGATCTCGTCATGATGATGTAGCCTCCATGTAGTTGGTTTAGTTTCTAAACGTAAAACGAGACTGAATCTATGGTTTGGTTAATGACAGGCAATATTGGCGccaaattcaaattaaatttcgTGTTTCGTTGACCACGTTCACGGTGAACGAAACACGAAAATTAGGTATTTTCTGAATATTTTGtcatttcaaaatcaaaatcaaaaaatctatttatttattttcatgcggTGCCGGCTTTTGAGATTTGTTTGTCCCACTGACCTGTAGATAATATGTATCAATTGTTATTCATATTGCTGGCAATTGGCATCCACATTCCTTCAGAGCGCCCGTAGCGGACGACCAGTGCTGCAGTCGACTTCAGTGAAGTCCAaagggttaattttttttatttatgtttttgaattatcgtgcaaaatgtcgaaaaaatacgactgtagtacggaaccctcgcgagcctgactcgcacttggccggtttttttctctgtgtttatctgttggcaaaccaataaaatgaaattaaaatcaaaattattagTTCGGATCATTTCGGATGCATTACAGGCACTTAGTAAACTAGTACCCacatataaagtaggtaactacagtttcattatgttttttaattgtCCATTGTTCCATGTCTGATGGAATTCGCAGATTCTTATGGCACTTCTTCATTAATCTAGCTAGCCACTCATCTAGCTGGTTTTGTGAGTCTATTGTTATTTTGaaacataaaatgaaaatcCTCTTCGGTTTCCAAGCACTTGTAGGAATATATTTCCTTTACGGTAAGATATTGTatatcggagtatgaggcggtgcgttccctccacgattaccatctcgacctgttgtgtactataggtacttacatatgtATCCAATTTAATTTCACCACTTCCCATCacttcccgtgacttcgtccgcgtggatttaggtttttaaaaatcccgtgggaactctttgattttcgcgTTGGTGGCTCGTGTGTAACATGTGTGTTGAGCGAGTGTTGCGTGCGAGTTTTAGTGTTgtttaactttatcttgttCAATAGAGGGCAGCCTCGTGAGTGGCCAATACGCCGAAGATGTGACGAAGAACTTCGTACCACTCACCTTCCCGCAGGTGCATCGCGGCAGTTTCAACATCTCCAACTGTGTGCGCGAGTTGCTCAACTGCTGGGAGGTCATCAAGTGAGTCCCACCGCTGgacaaactgtggaaccaaacTCCCTCCAGCGGTGGATTGGGTATTCCCACTATCCTGATCAATAAATTCCTGCAAAGCCGGCAAGGCAACGCattcgcctgctcgtttgctcgccatttcaAAAAAAAGTTTGTAATCCCACTTCAATATTTATCATATGAGATTCTGGTCCACCAGTACGACGAGGctgcgtggcaaaaatcggaactaacgttgccgtcaagtgtcccctttgttgttgtttgaatattgtaagcctttgttctccaacagcgcccccctgtcaatgtcattcaagtgccaagagagccttgccgCACTGTAGTACTTACTTGAGCCACGCCTACTCGTGAAAACAAGaactacttaaataataaattgttatgTATGTTATTATAGTTGTGTTGTCACTTGGCAGGCCGGATCTGGTGTGCACAGGCGCCTTAATCTTCGAGTCGGTGTGCGGCGTCCTGCGGCACCAGTGCACCGACGCAGAGTACTGGGTCAGCCGTGCGTATCGCCAGCTCACTTCGCTCTTACATcaatatacgtacctacctatataaatactTACGTGATTGCgcattaataggtacttaaatgatACCCTAAACAAAAAGAGCCGTGATAGGTCGTTCGATGGGTCCCGAGCACGCGCCTCCCACTTTTCGAAGAactgtgtgcgttttaagcaaataaaaaatatataagtaataagtatcacggctttaacggtgaagaaaatcatcgtgaggaaacttgcatttctgagagttctccataatgtcttCACAAGTGAACtctgaagtctgtcaatccgtaggtaggtacttcgacAAACTCTCtctcattctaagagaagacccgtgctcagtagtg
Protein-coding sequences here:
- the LOC117993651 gene encoding general odorant-binding protein 69a-like encodes the protein MDTKLSLYFVGLLCFILGVSALDGEMAELAKMLRDNCVEESGVDVGLIDKVNSGADLMPDGKLKCYIKCVMETAGMMSDGEVDVEAVIAVLPPELQKHADTMRGCGTQKGADDCDTAFKTQACWQKGSKQDYILI
- the LOC117993654 gene encoding uncharacterized protein isoform X1, which produces MSDGIRRFLWHFFINLASHSSSWFCESIVILKHKMKILFGFQALVGIYFLYEGSLVSGQYAEDVTKNFVPLTFPQVHRGSFNISNCVRELLNCWEVIKPDLVCTGALIFESVCGVLRHQCTDAEYWVSRAYRQLTSLLHQYTYLPI
- the LOC117993654 gene encoding uncharacterized protein isoform X2; protein product: MSDGIRRFLWHFFINLASHSSSWFCESIVILKHKMKILFGFQALVGIYFLYEGSLVSGQYAEDVTKNFVPLTFPQVHRGSFNISNCVRELLNCWEVIKPDLVCTGALIFESVCGVLRHQCTDAEYWVSPLLAPIHEGFCDRL